ATCCCATGCGCAACCGCCCGGCGCGGGTCTGCCCGTGGTGGCGCCCGTCACGCCGGACGCCACGCCGCCCGCGCTGACGCAGATCGCCGCGACAGAAGTGACCGGGCGCTTGCCCGTTGCGGCGGGTCCGGCATCTGTGGCGCAGACTGGTGTGGACCCCGCGCCACCCCGCGCCACGGTACAAAACTGGTCGCCGGTACCGTCAGGACTTCGGCCTCTACCACAGGCGGACCGTCCCGTGCATGCGCCCGCCGCGCCGGAGATGACGGCGCCCTTGGCCACCCCGGTCCCCGAACCGGACGAACCAGCCCGGTCCTTGCCGGATATGTCCGTAACGGCGCCCTCTCTCCAGCCCGCTGCGACGGGCGCACGGACGACAACCGCGCCCGTGACGCCCGTCGCGGCGCAGGAGGTCACGCCCAGCGGCAGCCCGGAGCCGCCCCAGGCCGCGCCGCAGCCGGTGGCGCAGGCGCCGCAAACCCTGCCATCTGCCGCGCCGCAAACCCCGGCACAACAGGCGACCCCGCAGGCGGCAGAGCTGTTCGGTCAGATCCGCGCGCAGGTCACCACCGGATCGGAGATGCGCATCAGCCTGACGCCGGACAATCTGGGCGGGGTGGAGATTGACGTGCTCACCGACGAGACCGGGCAGTTGCGTATAGCTGTCCGGGCCGAGCATCCCGCCGTCCTGTCCCTGATGCGGGCGGATCGCGACGGGCTGCTGGCCCTGCTGCGCGAGGTGGGTCATGCGATTGACGACAAGGGGCTGTCCCTGTCGGATTTCGGCACGGGTGGCGAGCCGCGCGGCGACCGTCAGACCCCGCAGCGCCCCGCCGGTGCCCTGCTTTCCGTCGCCCCCCTGACGGAAGGAGAGACCCCCGCCGAGACATCCCCAAAGCAGCCCGCCACCGCCCCATCCGGCGGTGTCGATCTGCGGATCTGAGAGGAAAATACCATGGCCATCGACCCACTTGTCGGTACCGGCATCGCCAGCGGCAGCCAGATCAGTGCCGCGCAAGGTTCGTTGAGTGAACTGGGGGCGGATTACCAACGCTTCCTGACACTGCTGACAGCTCAGATATCGAACCAGGATCCGCTGGAGCCGATGGACAGCACCACCTTTGTCTCCCAGCTTGCCCAGCTGAGCCAGGTGGAGCAATCGGTGGTCACCAACAGCAACCTTGAAGGGTTGTCGGCGCAGCTGACCAGCGTTGCGGCGCTGGCCGGTGTCGGGATGATCGGGCGCACGGTCACCGCCCCCTCCGACCAGCTGGTGCTGAGCGATGGCGCGGCAGAGTTCCAGTACCGGCTGGGCGGCGCGGCAGAGCAGGTCAGCGCTCTGATCCGCACCTCCGACGGGGTGCTGCTGCGGGAGATTGCCAGCCTGCCGACAGAGGCCGAGAGCTTGCATTCCGTGGATTGGAACGGGCTGGATGTTGACGGGCTGCCCGTGCCTGACGGGACGTTTTTCGTGGAGATCCGGGCGCTTGATGCCCAGGGCGCAGCGGTG
Above is a genomic segment from Pseudooceanicola aestuarii containing:
- a CDS encoding flagellar hook-length control protein FliK — translated: MIDLQALLARLSGGAVTPADSAGTTAARGLFPAVLSALRGGEVVAQGAGPSGHVAADPLARVDAILAEAAAWLADPDLSDIEIAGQLEAALTRLRPVLSQIMAVQTGPSGQGATAVLAALSSGPGGEAEAVPPAPRGLAAALPALGEVLRGMAEAGQVADTGGAAPLDATDQGGGDTGLAVAALPPAVLLLLRAAILPEAQAPRFAAAAQSGGGMADIPAGWAGKAVPLGMLGQGGRITGSTSEAGARPATVGGPVVPMTTPPRSHAQPPGAGLPVVAPVTPDATPPALTQIAATEVTGRLPVAAGPASVAQTGVDPAPPRATVQNWSPVPSGLRPLPQADRPVHAPAAPEMTAPLATPVPEPDEPARSLPDMSVTAPSLQPAATGARTTTAPVTPVAAQEVTPSGSPEPPQAAPQPVAQAPQTLPSAAPQTPAQQATPQAAELFGQIRAQVTTGSEMRISLTPDNLGGVEIDVLTDETGQLRIAVRAEHPAVLSLMRADRDGLLALLREVGHAIDDKGLSLSDFGTGGEPRGDRQTPQRPAGALLSVAPLTEGETPAETSPKQPATAPSGGVDLRI
- a CDS encoding flagellar hook assembly protein FlgD is translated as MAIDPLVGTGIASGSQISAAQGSLSELGADYQRFLTLLTAQISNQDPLEPMDSTTFVSQLAQLSQVEQSVVTNSNLEGLSAQLTSVAALAGVGMIGRTVTAPSDQLVLSDGAAEFQYRLGGAAEQVSALIRTSDGVLLREIASLPTEAESLHSVDWNGLDVDGLPVPDGTFFVEIRALDAQGAAVNTASYARAQVTGMNFDGGTTNLALANGELIQLGLVETIE